A window of the Streptomyces sp. JB150 genome harbors these coding sequences:
- a CDS encoding M4 family metallopeptidase: protein MSRIRPYALAATTTAALLATALSPTADAAGRPARAAAPADAAAILVERAASLGLGAGQEMRVRDVVIDADGSRHIRYDRTYRELPVLGGDFVLHLSPDGDYEGADRATTASVALPSVTPALSAPKAADVAAHALRAAHPGEPLRRLTARPQLVVDALHGTPRLAWRTRAAALDARGNPVARTVLTDARSGARIDAWDTLESAAGDGRSLYGGTVPLETTPAGSTYALKDPVRGGTHTGDAANQTDLCLLGTLCVSRAPSTVFTDADNHWGDGTAADRASAAVDAQYGTAVTWDYFKARHGRAGIAGDGKGSYNRVHYGNRYNNAFWDDSCFCMTYGDGDGTTFGPLVSLDVAGHEMSHGVTSTTANLTYTGESGGLNEATSDIFGTLVEFHAANAEDPGDWLIGEKIVRPGFARGALRFMDRPSRDGASPDCWSPAVAALDVHHSSGIGNHFAYLLAEGSGPKTLGGVAHHSPTCDGSTLTGLGRARLGAVWYRALTVYMTSSTTYTGARTATLKAAADLYGTGSAEHRAVAAAWSAVGVN from the coding sequence ATGAGCCGGATACGGCCGTACGCCCTGGCCGCCACGACCACCGCCGCCCTGCTGGCCACGGCGCTCTCCCCCACCGCGGACGCGGCCGGCCGGCCCGCGCGGGCCGCCGCGCCGGCGGACGCCGCCGCGATCCTCGTCGAGCGCGCCGCGAGCCTGGGCCTCGGCGCCGGTCAGGAGATGCGGGTGCGGGACGTCGTCATCGACGCGGACGGGAGCCGGCACATCCGCTACGACCGCACCTACCGCGAACTGCCCGTGCTGGGTGGCGACTTCGTCCTGCACCTCTCCCCCGACGGCGACTACGAGGGCGCCGACCGCGCGACGACCGCGTCCGTCGCCCTGCCGAGCGTGACACCGGCGCTGTCCGCCCCGAAGGCCGCCGACGTGGCCGCGCACGCGCTGCGGGCCGCGCACCCCGGCGAGCCCCTGCGGCGGCTCACGGCCAGGCCGCAGCTGGTGGTCGACGCGCTGCACGGCACGCCGCGGCTGGCCTGGCGCACCCGGGCGGCCGCCCTCGACGCGCGCGGCAACCCGGTGGCGCGGACGGTGCTCACGGACGCGCGCAGCGGGGCGCGGATCGACGCCTGGGACACCCTGGAGTCCGCGGCCGGGGACGGGCGTTCGCTGTACGGCGGGACGGTCCCGCTGGAGACCACCCCGGCCGGCTCTACGTACGCCCTGAAGGACCCGGTGCGCGGCGGCACCCACACCGGTGACGCGGCGAACCAGACGGACCTGTGCCTGCTGGGCACCCTCTGCGTCAGCCGCGCACCTTCGACCGTGTTCACCGACGCCGACAACCACTGGGGCGACGGCACGGCCGCGGACCGCGCCTCCGCGGCGGTGGACGCCCAGTACGGCACCGCCGTCACCTGGGACTACTTCAAGGCCCGGCACGGCCGCGCGGGCATCGCGGGCGACGGCAAGGGCTCGTACAACCGGGTGCACTACGGCAACCGCTACAACAACGCCTTCTGGGACGACAGTTGCTTCTGCATGACGTACGGCGACGGTGACGGGACGACGTTCGGCCCGCTGGTGTCGCTGGACGTGGCCGGGCACGAGATGAGCCACGGCGTCACCTCCACGACCGCGAACCTGACGTACACCGGCGAGTCCGGCGGCCTCAACGAGGCCACCTCCGACATCTTCGGCACCCTCGTGGAGTTCCACGCGGCCAACGCCGAGGACCCCGGCGACTGGCTGATCGGCGAGAAGATCGTCCGCCCCGGCTTCGCCCGCGGCGCCCTGCGCTTCATGGACCGCCCTTCCCGCGACGGCGCATCCCCCGACTGCTGGAGCCCCGCGGTCGCCGCCCTCGACGTCCACCACTCCTCCGGCATCGGCAACCACTTCGCCTACCTGCTGGCCGAGGGCAGCGGCCCGAAGACCCTGGGCGGCGTCGCCCACCACTCCCCCACCTGCGACGGCAGCACGCTCACCGGCCTCGGCCGCGCCCGGCTGGGCGCCGTTTGGTACCGCGCGCTGACCGTCTACATGACGTCCTCCACCACCTACACCGGCGCCCGCACCGCGACCCTCAAGGCCGCCGCGGACCTGTACGGCACGGGCAGCGCCGAGCACCGGGCGGTGGCGGCGGCGTGGAGCGCGGTGGGCGTGAACTGA
- a CDS encoding DUF6644 family protein — MNDFFSRLEGSVLAEAVRTTPFLYASLEIVHILGIALLVGPAVAFDLRLLGIGRDLLPVTVAARHLLPPARFGLLLALVSGSLMFVSGAATVSSSAAALWKLGLLLVAALNVAVFHTTTYRTVHRWDTTTPPPRAAKAAATVSLLTWTAVVAAGRLLAYT; from the coding sequence GTGAACGACTTCTTCTCCCGCCTCGAGGGATCGGTCCTGGCCGAGGCCGTCCGCACGACACCCTTCCTCTACGCGTCCCTGGAGATCGTCCACATTCTGGGGATCGCGCTGCTGGTCGGTCCGGCGGTGGCCTTCGACCTGCGGCTGCTGGGCATCGGCCGTGACCTGCTGCCGGTCACCGTCGCCGCCCGCCATCTGCTCCCGCCGGCCCGGTTCGGCCTCCTGCTCGCCCTCGTCAGCGGCTCGCTGATGTTCGTCTCCGGCGCCGCCACCGTGAGCTCCAGCGCGGCCGCCCTCTGGAAACTCGGTCTGCTCCTCGTCGCCGCCCTCAACGTCGCCGTCTTCCACACCACCACCTACCGGACCGTCCACCGCTGGGACACCACCACCCCGCCGCCCCGCGCCGCGAAGGCCGCGGCCACCGTCTCCCTCCTCACCTGGACCGCCGTCGTCGCGGCGGGCCGCCTGCTGGCGTACACCTGA
- a CDS encoding LysR family transcriptional regulator, translating into MNLEQLHCVVVLAEELHFGRTARRLGVRQPTVSQHVRRLEDELGVSLFDRSTREVTPTAAGRAFVAEARHALRYVERARSAARRTARGEVGELSLGFVGSAVPELLPRLLRGFRRARPGVEVRVQELPSARQVEELFAGRLDMGILHAFEASSMPEGLTGEEVFRDALVAALPRRHPLAAQAPLPVSALAGEPFVLFPRHLGPALHDRVTRLTRAAGFEPRVVQEAAHMQTIVGLVAAETGVSIVPRTVAHLRQPDVEFRRLAPEPEPLSMWLVWRRGEASPVVRAFRAVVTDAEAPRER; encoded by the coding sequence ATGAACCTCGAACAGCTGCACTGTGTCGTCGTGTTGGCGGAGGAGCTGCATTTCGGCCGCACCGCCCGCCGTCTCGGGGTCCGGCAGCCCACCGTCAGCCAGCACGTGCGGAGGCTGGAGGACGAGCTGGGCGTCTCCCTGTTCGACCGGAGCACCCGCGAGGTCACCCCCACCGCGGCCGGCCGCGCCTTCGTCGCCGAGGCCCGCCACGCCCTGCGGTACGTCGAGCGGGCCCGCTCGGCGGCTCGGCGGACCGCGCGGGGCGAGGTGGGCGAGCTGTCGCTGGGATTCGTCGGGTCCGCGGTGCCCGAACTCCTCCCCCGTCTGCTGCGCGGCTTCCGCCGGGCCCGCCCCGGGGTCGAGGTGCGGGTCCAGGAGTTGCCCAGCGCACGGCAGGTCGAGGAGCTGTTCGCCGGGCGCCTCGACATGGGCATCCTGCATGCCTTCGAGGCGAGTTCGATGCCCGAGGGGCTGACCGGCGAGGAGGTCTTCCGGGACGCCCTGGTCGCGGCGCTCCCCCGCCGCCACCCCCTGGCCGCCCAGGCCCCGCTGCCCGTCTCGGCCCTCGCCGGCGAGCCGTTCGTCCTGTTCCCCCGCCACCTGGGGCCGGCCCTGCACGACCGCGTCACCCGGCTGACCCGGGCGGCCGGATTCGAGCCGCGGGTGGTGCAGGAGGCGGCCCATATGCAGACCATCGTCGGGCTGGTCGCCGCCGAGACCGGCGTGTCGATCGTGCCGCGCACGGTGGCGCACCTGCGTCAGCCCGACGTCGAGTTCCGCCGGCTGGCCCCCGAGCCCGAGCCGCTGTCGATGTGGCTCGTGTGGCGGCGCGGGGAGGCCAGCCCGGTGGTGCGCGCCTTCCGCGCGGTGGTGACCGACGCGGAGGCGCCGCGGGAGCGCTGA